From the Alkaliphilus flagellatus genome, the window TAGAAAACAATTCAAATCAGATAATGCTGCAATTGTATCTGACGTAACTAAGTATGGTATTGTACTATCCTATGCTGTATTTATATTAGTTTCTGCTTTTTATTTTAATAATATAGCAGAAATTATAAGTGGAATATGTAGAATTATTGTTGCGCCAAGTATATTATTTTCAGATTATATAGCTATAGGTAATATTGGATCTACTTTAGTTAACAGCGGACTTGCGATGATTGCATCAATAGTTATTGCTAAAATTAGCGATGCAGAAATGAATGGTCCTCTTGTAGCAGCAATTTTTACTATAGGAGCATTTGGGTTTTTTGGTAAGAATATATACAATATTTGGTCTATATTTTTAGGAGTATATTTCTATACTTTATTACGTAAAGAGAAATTTAGTAAATATATAATTGTTGCTTTTTTTGGGACAGCCCTAGGACCTTTAGTTAGTCAGATTAGTTTTGGGTTCGACTTTCCAATAATATATGGTGTTATTTTAGGAAATATAGCTGGAATTATAGGAGGATTTATTATGCCTCCATTAGCTGCACATTTTAGTAAGTTTCATCAAGGATTTAATTTGTATAATATGGGCTTTACGGCTGGGATTGTAGGAACCCTATTTATGTCTATACTTAGAGGCTATGGAAAAAATAATGAGGCTCTAGCGATAGTAAGTAAAGGTAATAATCTAGTTTTTACTATATACTTGTCTATAATATTTACTACTATGATTATATTAGGTTATATCTTAAATAATAGAAGCTTTACTGGATATGGAAAGCTATTAAAAAGGTCAGGAAGAGCTAGTTCGGATTTTATTGCATTAGACGGATTTGGGTTAACTATGACTAACATGGGTTTGGTTGGGTTTTTATCTGTAGCCTATATAATACTAGTAAGAGGTGAGTTAAATGGGCCAACAATTGGCGGTGTTCTTACTGTAGTAGCCTTTGCTGCATTCGGAAAACATGCTAGAAATATTTTACCGATTTTTTTAGGAGTTTTTCTAGCCTGTGCGACTCAGGCAAGGGAGATAAATGCCACCGGATCTTTAGCGGCTGCGATGTTTGGGACTACATTAGCTCCAATCGCTGGGCAATATGGATGGAAAATTGGAACCTTGGCTGGGTTTATGCATATGACATTAGTAGTGAATACAGGGTATCTACATGGTTGGATGAACTTATATAATAATGGTTTTACTGGTGGTATTGTAGCAGCAAGCTTAGTTCCTATTATTAATGGAATGATGAAAAGACAAGAATGATTTATATTATAATTGTATATAAATAGAGAGTTAGTTTGTTTGGATAAAGCCTTAGTATTATTAAATATGTATAAATAAAAAGTCTATGTCTATATAAGTATAATAAGGTAGGGATATGAAAGAAGTGCACATCTCTAAATATGGGGAGGGGCCTTTCTGTATATAGATAGAGCAACAGAAGTTTTTAAGAGAAAAAAAGTATATTGACATAGCATAAAAAAGATGTTAAAGTAATTAAGTCCTCAAAACAAGCGGATATGAAAATGAAGCCACAGGTTTTAGGAAAACAATAATTTAAAAAATAAATTTTAAAAAAGTTGTTGACATAATGTTTCAGATATGCTATATTAAATAAGTCGCCGCAACAAGGCGATGAGGCATAAACCCTTAAAGAGGTCTTTGAAAACTAAA encodes:
- a CDS encoding DUF1576 domain-containing protein: MQKPIEYIMNYKNRKQFKSDNAAIVSDVTKYGIVLSYAVFILVSAFYFNNIAEIISGICRIIVAPSILFSDYIAIGNIGSTLVNSGLAMIASIVIAKISDAEMNGPLVAAIFTIGAFGFFGKNIYNIWSIFLGVYFYTLLRKEKFSKYIIVAFFGTALGPLVSQISFGFDFPIIYGVILGNIAGIIGGFIMPPLAAHFSKFHQGFNLYNMGFTAGIVGTLFMSILRGYGKNNEALAIVSKGNNLVFTIYLSIIFTTMIILGYILNNRSFTGYGKLLKRSGRASSDFIALDGFGLTMTNMGLVGFLSVAYIILVRGELNGPTIGGVLTVVAFAAFGKHARNILPIFLGVFLACATQAREINATGSLAAAMFGTTLAPIAGQYGWKIGTLAGFMHMTLVVNTGYLHGWMNLYNNGFTGGIVAASLVPIINGMMKRQE